From a single Sander vitreus isolate 19-12246 chromosome 2, sanVit1, whole genome shotgun sequence genomic region:
- the LOC144530326 gene encoding fibroblast growth factor-binding protein 1-like encodes MLLLKTFAPWLLLAFLGKQVSLSSGARNKNRGADKSVTPAPDRAQRGGGNKPAASGRGKFSIKDKMQCMWEAKDVGDTVRLSIKCEDREARIKGEASDLQCKYNAKPQSCPEYQTDTKGFWKQVARAFKRLQGKVCKDDRALVRAGMCKNAPRDAHFKLDMSSVASAQSGEPETPQPPPSRSISTAAAPSGPTACAERANHRKTAEDNCSGSWASVCNFFLTMLQSDDC; translated from the coding sequence ATGTTGCTGCTGAAGACTTTCGCTCCCTGGTTGCTGTTGGCCTTCCTTGGAAAGCAGGTCTCTCTGTCCTCCGGTGCGCGCAATAAGAACCGAGGAGCGGACAAGAGCGTGACCCCAGCCCCCGACAGAGCGCAGAGGGGCGGCGGGAACAAGCCTGCAGCAAGCGGCCGGGGGAAGTTCTCCATCAAGGACAAGATGCAGTGCATGTGGGAGGCAAAAGACGTCGGGGACACGGTTCGGCTGTCGATAAAATGCGAGGACCGGGAGGCGCGCATCAAAGGCGAAGCCAGCGATCTGCAGTGTAAATACAACGCCAAACCTCAGAGCTGCCCGGAATACCAGACCGACACCAAGGGCTTCTGGAAACAGGTGGCCCGCGCGTTCAAAAGACTGCAAGGCAAAGTGTGCAAGGACGACCGGGCGCTGGTAAGGGCTGGCATGTGTAAGAACGCGCCCCGGGATGCGCACTTCAAGCTGGACATGTCCTCCGTAGCCTCCGCTCAGTCCGGAGAACCGGAGACTCCCCAGCCGCCGCCATCTCGCTCTATCTCCACCGCTGCGGCTCCGTCCGGACCGACAGCCTGCGCAGAGCGCGCGAACCACCGGAAAACGGCTGAAGACAATTGCAGCGGCTCGTGGGCCAGTGTGTGCAATTTCTTTCTAACCATGTTGCAAAGTGACGACTGTTAG
- the fgfbp2b gene encoding fibroblast growth factor-binding protein 2b, with translation MRARMRLALLFLAAAVCVSNAQSNNSSSVNRQQQQQQQQQQQQQQQQRTIWDEAIKFSTKTKDSCTMVVSGAGDYTRLRVSCKGPSQGQTQGRSYYCDFQGKPNLCRAYNVNPRHYFTQMMWDMRKLSHACQGPKVYRPAMCKKYHDEAQMTFLASWPKTTTPKPSKSVQEPRKPAVPAQNKPVTTPKPVKPQQQPVKPQPGKGPQTKKVTPKPGRTTIRPTEQTDSKASRIASEYCWKSFHGVCSYFISWFQN, from the coding sequence ATGAGAGCCAGGATGAGATTGGCGCTGCTGTTTCTGGcagcagctgtttgtgtgtcaaACGCTCagagcaacaacagcagcagcgtcaacaggcagcagcaacaacagcaacagcagcaacagcagcagcagcagcagcaacgcACCATCTGGGATGAGGCCATCAAATTCAGCACCAAGACCAAAGACTCCTGTACCATGGTAGTGTCTGGAGCCGGGGACTATACTCGCCTGCGTGTCTCCTGCAAAGGTCCCAGCCAGGGCCAGACCCAAGGACGCTCCTACTACTGTGACTTCCAGGGCAAACCCAACCTGTGCCGCGCCTACAACGTCAACCCTCGCCACTACTTCACCCAGATGATGTGGGACATGAGGAAGCTGAGCCACGCCTGCCAGGGACCCAAAGTCTACCGCCCAGCAATGTGCAAGAAATACCACGATGAGGCCCAGATGACCTTCCTGGCCTCCTGGCCCAAGACCACCACCCCTAAGCCCTCCAAGTCTGTCCAGGAGCCGCGTAAACCAGCGGTGCCGGCCCAGAACAAGCCTGTCACTACTCCTAAACCTGTCAAGCCCCAGCAGCAGCCAGTCAAGCCCCAGCCAGGCAAGGGCCCCCAGACCAAGAAAGTCACCCCCAAGCCTGGGAGGACCACTATTCGTCCCACAGAGCAGACTGACTCCAAAGCCTCCCGCATCGCCTCTGAGTACTGCTGGAAGAGCTTCCACGGCGTCTGCTCCTACTTCATCAGCTGGTTCCAAAACTGA